One Lysinibacillus fusiformis genomic window carries:
- a CDS encoding TrmH family RNA methyltransferase, translating to MKRIESTQNALVKYWKKLATTRKERERSGEFLVEGFHLVEEALKNNEQVLQLIVREGVDLPMLWPIDDVSMVEVTAAVTKEFAETETSQGVFAVCKQPAVEEETMASWRKVLLIDAVQDPGNIGTMIRTADAAGLDAVILGKGCADLYNPKTLRSAQGSHFHVPVVRGDLEDWIDMLQDNGVPVFGTALEEDAVIYRDIQHNGSFAIMMGNEGSGIHPQLLAMTDQNIIIPIIGQAESLNVAVATGIVLYGFVK from the coding sequence ATGAAGAGAATTGAATCTACGCAAAATGCGTTAGTGAAATATTGGAAGAAATTAGCTACGACACGCAAAGAGCGTGAGCGTTCGGGTGAATTTTTAGTGGAAGGTTTCCATTTGGTAGAGGAAGCTTTGAAAAATAACGAACAAGTACTACAGCTAATTGTCCGTGAGGGTGTTGATTTGCCGATGCTCTGGCCGATTGACGATGTGTCAATGGTGGAAGTGACAGCGGCTGTGACGAAGGAGTTTGCTGAAACGGAGACATCTCAGGGGGTATTTGCGGTTTGTAAGCAACCAGCTGTAGAAGAAGAGACGATGGCTTCTTGGCGTAAGGTGTTACTAATTGATGCGGTGCAGGATCCGGGGAATATTGGAACAATGATTCGTACAGCGGATGCAGCAGGTTTGGACGCAGTTATACTTGGCAAGGGTTGCGCGGATTTATATAATCCTAAAACGCTGCGTTCTGCGCAGGGCTCTCATTTCCATGTCCCTGTAGTACGTGGAGATTTAGAGGATTGGATTGATATGCTTCAGGACAATGGTGTACCAGTATTTGGAACTGCACTGGAAGAGGATGCTGTTATTTATCGTGATATTCAGCATAACGGTTCATTTGCAATCATGATGGGTAATGAAGGTAGTGGTATCCATCCACAGTTATTAGCAATGACAGATCAAAATATTATCATTCCAATAATTGGACAAGCTGAATCATTAAATGTAGCTGTTGCCACAGGAATTGTTTTGTACGGGTTTGTAAAGTAA
- the dcm gene encoding DNA (cytosine-5-)-methyltransferase: MKEVLNVVELFAGVGGFRLGLEKANSQVFKTVWANQWEPSRKLQHAYECYTHNFEEGIHSNDDITTVPNSVFQELEIDLLVGGFPCQDYSVARSLSGEKGLEGKKGVLFWEIKRVLENSHPKYVLLENVDRLLKSPSKQRGRDFAVMLATFRDLNYIVEWRVVNAAEYGAAQKRRRVFIFAYKNTLDYANRQSVFSENERLFKEGFFAKTFPVLEEPYQNRISTVELPNDVVEISDDFSFGFYTAGIMTGGHVFTAQPQVKEEHFIPLKDVLLDESMIDDNLYLNEKVAEKFAYLRGPKKIERTSADGHKYIFSEGGMSPTDDINGPGRTMLTSEGSVNRSTHIVEVNGRKRYLSPVECERLNGFPDNWTATMPNRMRYFCMGNALVVDLIEKMGQTIVEIEANEHITSEQIELNI; this comes from the coding sequence ATGAAAGAAGTGCTAAATGTAGTCGAGTTGTTTGCGGGCGTGGGCGGATTTCGATTAGGTTTGGAAAAAGCGAACTCACAAGTTTTTAAAACCGTGTGGGCTAACCAATGGGAGCCATCCCGTAAATTACAGCATGCATACGAATGTTATACACACAATTTTGAAGAAGGAATCCATAGTAATGACGATATTACTACAGTTCCTAATTCTGTTTTTCAAGAATTAGAGATAGATTTATTAGTGGGAGGATTTCCTTGTCAAGATTACTCTGTGGCTCGTTCGCTTTCTGGAGAAAAGGGGCTGGAAGGGAAAAAGGGTGTACTTTTTTGGGAGATAAAGCGTGTACTTGAAAATTCACATCCAAAATATGTATTACTTGAGAATGTCGATCGACTATTAAAATCACCTTCTAAGCAACGTGGACGAGATTTCGCAGTGATGTTAGCTACATTCCGTGATTTGAATTATATTGTAGAATGGCGTGTTGTTAATGCAGCGGAATATGGTGCTGCACAAAAGCGACGTCGAGTGTTTATTTTTGCTTATAAGAATACACTTGACTATGCAAATCGACAGTCGGTTTTTTCAGAAAATGAAAGACTCTTTAAAGAAGGATTCTTTGCGAAAACCTTCCCTGTGCTGGAAGAGCCTTATCAAAATCGCATTTCTACAGTTGAATTACCTAATGATGTAGTTGAAATTTCAGATGATTTTTCATTTGGTTTTTATACTGCTGGAATAATGACAGGTGGTCATGTATTTACGGCGCAACCACAGGTCAAAGAAGAACATTTTATTCCTTTAAAAGATGTATTATTGGATGAATCAATGATTGACGATAATCTTTATTTAAATGAAAAAGTCGCTGAAAAGTTTGCATATTTACGGGGACCTAAAAAAATTGAACGTACATCAGCTGATGGACATAAATATATCTTTTCTGAGGGCGGTATGTCTCCAACTGATGATATAAACGGTCCTGGACGTACAATGCTTACAAGCGAAGGTTCTGTTAATCGTAGTACACATATAGTTGAAGTAAATGGTCGAAAACGATATTTATCACCAGTTGAATGTGAACGATTAAATGGTTTTCCTGATAATTGGACAGCGACAATGCCCAACCGAATGCGTTATTTCTGTATGGGGAACGCACTAGTTGTAGATTTAATAGAAAAAATGGGACAAACTATTGTTGAAATTGAAGCAAATGAGCATATTACCTCAGAACAAATTGAGTTAAATATTTGA
- a CDS encoding Sau3AI family type II restriction endonuclease — translation MVFETEEALLYKAQEARGKTFSEIDQHGRLNSKRSTGALGQIVEESFFGYEVNSNAEADFSNLGIELKVTPFKQNKDKSLSAKERLVLNIINYMTEADKNFYDSSFWKKNQKLLLMFYEWKKELNRGDYKIIETLLFEYPEKDLAVIKSDWALIQGKIRAGLAHELSEGDTQYLGACTKGANKNSLREQPFSDVPAMQRAFSLKQSYMTALVRQYISKEKLVYFSSLEELQEKTIEQLLNDRFEPFMGMTMEEMAEKLNIQINPGNRSAVPNLISALLGVKGTKLDKIAEFAKANIQFKTVRLQQSGRPKESMSFKNIDFNEIINEEWEDSYIRNYFLETQILFVVFQFDNNDLLRFKGIKLWHMAMKTINNELFNFWNEIRRVLTEGVILTQSKKGIENNFPKSNFNGVLHVRPKGADGSDKIKLPDGQWITKQCYWLNASYVAEIVKEVK, via the coding sequence ATGGTTTTTGAAACTGAAGAGGCACTTTTATATAAGGCACAAGAGGCGCGTGGTAAAACATTCAGTGAGATTGATCAGCATGGTAGATTAAATAGTAAACGATCTACAGGTGCGCTAGGTCAGATTGTTGAAGAAAGTTTTTTTGGATATGAAGTGAATAGCAATGCTGAGGCTGATTTTTCGAACTTAGGTATAGAGCTAAAGGTGACGCCTTTTAAGCAGAATAAGGATAAAAGTTTGTCTGCTAAGGAACGACTAGTACTTAACATTATAAACTACATGACAGAAGCGGATAAAAATTTTTATGATTCGAGCTTTTGGAAGAAAAATCAGAAGTTACTTTTGATGTTTTATGAGTGGAAAAAAGAATTAAATCGAGGAGATTATAAAATTATTGAAACACTTCTTTTCGAATATCCTGAGAAGGATTTAGCTGTTATAAAATCTGACTGGGCATTGATTCAAGGGAAAATTCGAGCTGGGTTGGCGCATGAGTTATCAGAGGGGGATACGCAATATTTAGGGGCCTGTACGAAGGGAGCAAACAAGAATTCATTACGAGAACAACCTTTTTCTGATGTACCTGCAATGCAACGAGCTTTCTCTTTGAAGCAATCTTATATGACCGCATTAGTACGGCAGTATATATCAAAAGAAAAGTTAGTATATTTCTCAAGTCTTGAGGAACTACAGGAAAAAACGATAGAACAATTATTAAATGATCGTTTCGAGCCTTTTATGGGAATGACAATGGAAGAAATGGCAGAAAAGCTAAATATTCAAATTAATCCTGGGAATCGTTCTGCTGTACCAAATTTAATTAGTGCGTTATTAGGGGTTAAAGGAACAAAACTAGATAAAATAGCTGAATTTGCAAAAGCAAATATACAATTTAAAACAGTGCGTTTACAACAAAGCGGAAGACCTAAAGAAAGTATGTCCTTTAAAAATATTGATTTTAATGAAATTATTAATGAGGAATGGGAAGATAGTTATATTAGAAACTATTTTTTAGAAACACAAATATTATTTGTTGTCTTTCAATTTGATAATAACGATTTATTACGTTTTAAAGGTATAAAACTTTGGCATATGGCTATGAAAACTATTAATAATGAGCTATTTAATTTTTGGAATGAAATACGCAGAGTATTAACTGAGGGGGTAATTTTAACCCAATCTAAAAAGGGAATAGAAAATAACTTCCCAAAATCAAATTTTAATGGTGTATTACATGTTCGACCAAAAGGGGCTGATGGTAGTGATAAAATCAAACTACCTGATGGTCAATGGATTACAAAACAGTGTTATTGGTTGAATGCAAGTTATGTTGCAGAAATAGTAAAGGAAGTCAAATAA